ATCACAGGTTACTTCAAGGATGTCTCTGATCTCGTGAACAATGAGAAATTCGTTTTTCCAGATGGTACTGAAGTCAATCAATATGTCAATGGTGATTATGCCAATATCAAAGGTGCCGAGCTGGCTGTCAAACGCCAGAAGGTCAACCACTGGAGCCTTCAGGGGAATGTTTCGTACTCAATAGCCAAGGGACGCAATTCTTCATCAGGTGGTGTGAAACTCTATCCCTATGACAAGAAGATGTATCCTTTGAGTTTTGACAGACGGATTAGTTCGAATGTGAATATTAGTTTGTATTCGAATAAGGGAATTCAGCCCGTTGCCTGGTTAACCCAGGATTGGGTAGCCAATATTCAGTATGAGTACGGTACGGGGAAACCTTACACCACTTATGGTGTCCTGGGCGCCAGCAATGATCAGCGGCTGCCATCATTCTCCAATGTGGATATTCGCATAAGCCGTAAATTGAGCATGGGTAATTATGCCCTGCTGTTCAATTTTGACATTTTTAATGTCTTTAACAATGATGTCCATTACAGTATCTATACCAAATATTATAATGTGGATGAGGATCCAGGGGAGACCAATCCTCCGGATATTATTTACAAGGAGGAGCTCTCCGATCTGGAGATCAGAAGTCCTTTGATCTACGCCTCAGAGCGTCAATATAAAATCGGCCTTTCGCTGAAATTCTAGTAGAGCGATTCTTTAGGAGAAGTTATGCTTAGAAAATTAAAATTCTATTTGCCCCTGTTGTTGATCGCCATCTTTGTCCAGGCTGCTGGTGAGCCACTAAAACTCCCCAAAAAGAAGATCAGCCTGTTCAAAAAGAGTGAGGTCGTTCCCATCGATCATGAGTACCATCGTATCGGGAAGATCTGGATGCGGGTCACTAATTTTTCCATGATTGGAGATGATTCATACCGCGAAAGAACGCCTTCTGCTGATTGGCCAGGCGGTTCTGGCAATTCCTATTTATATCGAGGCTCGCTGTGGCTTACAGGAACCCGTAATGATGTGCGAGGTACCAGTGCAACGGAGGACCAGGAGTATACGCCCCTTGCTCTGGTTGAGAAGGAAACTATCCTGGATGGTCTTGCAGAACACACCTGGACAAAATTTACTGATGCCATACAGACCGATGATGCCCACGTTCCGCTAGGCCTGGAGGTGACTCAACATACCTATGCCTACGGTCTTAGTTTCGCTGATGACTTCATCATCTATAAATATTATCTGAAGAACGCCGGTGTTGATACAGATGGAGATGGGACAGTAGACGATATGTCTCCACTCAGAGATGTTCACTTTACTTTTCGGATGGATGGTGATGTGAGCAAGTTGACAACCTGGGATACTGAAGCTGATTTTGTAAACCGCGACGATCATGCCATGTGTCTTACAGGTGGATGGGATGAACTGTTGTTGTTTCCATATATGGAATATCAAACTGAACAGGATACAACGGTTTGGCCGTATATAAATTCATTTATCGGTGACTCAACCTTGACCATCATGTTTGATGGTGATAATCGGGGTGTGGTTGCTGAAGTGGATACCAGTCTGCTGGATCGAAGCAGCATGTCAGGCGCTTATCAGTATGATAATCCCCATGATGATTTTGGCAATCCAAACCCCCTGGGTGTCTTTCAGACACCTGGTGTTCTGGCCATGCAAATGATCCATACTGATCCATATATGCCACCGAAATCATACACGACCTCCTATATCGGACAGGACTTTTCTGGTGACGCAGCGATGTGGTCAAATGCTATTGGGAAGACGACTTTCGACAAACTGTTCAAACTACCACCATTTCAAGGTGGTGGAGTGAATGAAGGTGATTATCGTGCAATCACCACCTTTGGTCCCGTTGACTCGCTGGCTTACGGCGATTCCATCGAGGTCATCTTTGCCATAGGCGTTGGAGCAGATGCTGACCTTGCAGGTGCATATAGTTTTATCCGACTACTTGAAGATATGGAAGTGGCCAAAACGCTGGTTGATGACAATTTTGATATTGATCTGAATGAGATCCCGGCTCTACCAAATATAGAGATTGGCGCCGTCCTTAATGCAGACAATGTATTTGAGGGTGTAAATGTGACCTGGGATCCCTCTGTTTCTATGGCTCACACCAATTTTAGAGGATTTGTCGTAGCAAAATTCAGAGAGAGAACCGTAGCCGGACTACCCATTTATGATACACTGGGTGTGTATACCAAGGCCGAGGTTGAGGCCGAATTGCTGGCCACTGGTGAAAATTACCTGAGTGTCTACGATGCAGATGTGGCATTTGGTTATGATTACACTTACTCATTGTTTGTCCGTGGGTACTCAGATAAATATTTTAATATGGAACTCCTGTCCAGCGACTTTATCACTGCGACTGGCAAAAGCCACGTAAATACCATGGATGATATTTTGGTGGTTCCCAACCCATACCGGGCTTCGGCACCCTGGAATAATGCCAGCCCATCATCCTCTTCTCAATGGAAAGATCGGCTGTTCTTTATCAATTTACCAGATGATGCCACAGTGAGAATTTTCACGCTTGATGGTGATTTTGTGAAAATGATCAAGACCACAGATTTGAGAAACATTGAAAATTTACCAGAAACCAATTCTGCTACTGCAGAATGGGATTTGGTGAGCACATCTAATCGTGAAGTGGCACCAGGTGTCTATCTTTACCACGTATCTTCGTCCATGGGCGACAAAATCGGCAAATTCATAATTCTTAAGTAAGGGAGGCGAACATGTATAGAATCCTAGTTTTATCATTCCTGATTGTAAATAGCCTCTTGGCATCTGCTTCGATTGGTTCCGTTGCTGGTCAATTTCTTGAGGTCAATCTCCATGTCCGCAATATGGGTATGGGTAATGCCGCTACCTCCCTTGTAAAGGGCAGTGGCTCTGTGCTAATCAATCCTGCAGGTCTGGCTGATTATGATTCTGATGGTGGGATAGATTCATATATCAGTTATGTAAAATGGCCAGCTGATATTAATTTTGGAGCCGTAGGTATTGCTACAAATATTGGCAATATGGGACGCATAGCTCTCAGTGCTGTATACGTCAATTATGGGGACGAAATCCGCACCACACCCGATATGCCTTTTGGTGATGGAACCTTCTCCATTGGGGGTATGAGTATTGGGTTGAGCTATTCCCGATTTCTTACAGACAAATTCTCATTTGGAGTCACCGTAAAAAATGTCAGTGAGAAATATGATGAATCTGGGTACTCGCAGCTCGCCTGGGATATCGGAACTTTATATCGGACGAGTTTCCATGGTCTTAAGATCGGTATGAGTATTCTCAACTTCTCCAAGGAAGCCCAATTTGACGGAAATTATCTGGATTATAGCGATCCCATTAAATATGCTGTCAATGACTCCAGTGACTATGGAAATTGGCCACTGCCCATGACCTTTCGCACTGGACTTTCATTAGATGTCTGGTCCTCTGGAAACCTGAAAGCCAATCTTGCCATGGATATGATCCACTCCAACAACAATGATGAGATTTATGCTTTTGGGACAGAAATCAACTATCTCAAAAAATTTGATATACGTGCGGGATATCAAATGGGTACGGATATTAGCGGTTTAAGTTTTGGGGCTGGATTTCAGGTCCTGGAAAGTCTGGGATTCGACTACGCTTTTAACGCAATGGAATATTTTGGACCTC
The genomic region above belongs to Candidatus Neomarinimicrobiota bacterium and contains:
- a CDS encoding PorV/PorQ family protein; the protein is MYRILVLSFLIVNSLLASASIGSVAGQFLEVNLHVRNMGMGNAATSLVKGSGSVLINPAGLADYDSDGGIDSYISYVKWPADINFGAVGIATNIGNMGRIALSAVYVNYGDEIRTTPDMPFGDGTFSIGGMSIGLSYSRFLTDKFSFGVTVKNVSEKYDESGYSQLAWDIGTLYRTSFHGLKIGMSILNFSKEAQFDGNYLDYSDPIKYAVNDSSDYGNWPLPMTFRTGLSLDVWSSGNLKANLAMDMIHSNNNDEIYAFGTEINYLKKFDIRAGYQMGTDISGLSFGAGFQVLESLGFDYAFNAMEYFGPRHRVGLRLKF